The genomic window AAACTTGGCTTTATCACTCAAGAAATGGGGCGTGAAATCAATACAATGGGATCTAAATCAAATCACGCACAAATGCAGAAATTGGTCGTAATGATGAAGGATGAATTGGAGAAGATTAAAGAACAAGTTTTAAACGTTTTATAAAAACGCCATAAGCTTTAAGCTATAGGCAATAAGCTAAAAACGAAATCAAATTAAAGCCTAAGGCATGCCGCCTAAAGCTTAGAGCATAAAAAAAGCTTAGAGCATACTGCTTAAAGCCTAAAGCACACAATAATGAACAAAGGAAAATTAATTGTTTTTTCAGCACCCTCAGGCTCGGGAAAAACAACTATCGTAAAACATTTATTAGGTCAAGAAGATTTAAATCTTGAATTTTCGATTTCGGCAGCATCACGTGCACCACGTGGAGAAGAAGTACACGGAAAGGATTATTATTTCATTTCGTTGGAAGAATTCAAAAAACACATTAAGGCAGAGGATTTCTTGGAATGGGAAGAAGTGTATCGAGATAACTTCTACGGTACTTTAAAATCTGAAATTGAAAGAATCTGGGCTATGGGCAAAAATGTAATTTTTGATATTGATGTCGCTGGAGGATTACGTATTAAACATAAATTTCCAGAACAAACTTTAGCCGTTTTCGTAAAACCACCAAGTGTTGACGAACTAAAGCGCAGATTGAAGCAGCGTTCTACAGAAAGCGATGACAAAATCAATATGCGTATCGCAAAAGCATCTGTTGAATTGGCAACTGCTCCCCAATTTGATGTAATTATCAAAAATTATGATTTACCTGTAGCTTTGGAAGAAGCTCATCAATTGGTTAAGGACTTCATAAGTAAATAATTTTATTCCGCAGAGATACACAAAGAAAAACGCAAAGATTCGCCAAGTTGAAATAAAACTTTGCGAATCTTTGTGCTATCTTAGCAACTCCCTATGAAACTCTAGAAAATGAAAATAGGTTTATATTTCGGAACTTACAATCCCATTCATGTTGGTCATTTGATCATTGCCAATCATATGGCAGAGTTTGCAGATTTAGATCAGATTTGGATGGTTGTGACACCACATAATCCGTTAAAAAAGAAATCGACATTATTAGACGATCAGCAGCGTTTGCAAATGGTTTATCTGGCAACAGAAGATTACACGAAGATAAAACCATCAGATATCGAGTTTAAGCTACCTCAGCCTAGTTACACCATAATTACACTTGCTCATCTTAAAGAAAAATACCCAACCCATGAATTCTCTTTAATTATGGGAGAAGATAATTTGAAAACGCTTCATAAATGGAGAAACTACGAAGTGATTCTAGAAAATCATGATATTTATGTGTATCCAAGAATATCTGATGAACCCGAAAATGTCGAATTAAAATCGCATCCAAAAATTCATGTAATTGATGCGCCTATTGTTGAGATTTCTTCGACTTTTATTCGAAACAGCATTAAAGAAGGTAAAAACATTCAGCCTTTATTGCCGCCAAAGGTTTGGGAATATATTGATCATAATAATTTTTATAAGAAGTAATTAAACACAATCTTGTCATTTCTACCAAAGGGAGAAATGACAAACAGAACGTAAAAAACTCAAATCACAAAAAAAGCCTGAATTTAAAAATTCAGGCTTTCGTTTTATAATTAAGCTTCGATACTCACTTCACTTTTTACTCTAGTTCTGATTTCACTCAGCGATTGATCAATCAAAAGTTTTCCATCTCTGAAAATTTCTTTCAATTCGCCTTGTTTTTCTTCTTCCCAAGAAACATTATCAGTTAAATGATACTTGCCGTCTATTAAATCAATTTTCATTAATCCTTTAGCCGATTTTTTGGTTCCGTCATCTGTAATTGGATCTTTGAAGATCGCTCTTCCTTCTCCGTTTACTTCTCCGTAAGTTGCTTTCATCGCAAATCCGAAAGTATCTCTGGTATTATATTGATAAGTAAAAGATCCGATTCCTAAAACCACATTGGTAGAAGCAAAACCTTTTTCTTTTAATCTTTCGCAAATTTGAGTGGCTCTTGCTACCGTAATACTATCTCCGTAAATAGCGCCAATTTGCGGCACCAATTCTTTGAATCCTTTCGCATTTGTTGTTCCGCCAAAAACATCCCAAAGCAATTCGATAACTCCTTTTTTCTCCTGTTCTGTTTTTCCGTTTGGATTTCCGCAGATAATATCAACAGGATCACCACTGTCAGGACGAATTACGACCTTTCCTTCTCTTGAAACGATATCTTCTCTTAATCTTGGAAGATAATCCGTTAAAACTTTCCATAAATCCCAAGTATCAGACACGATAGAAACAATTCCTTTTGGATAAACTTCTGTAATTAATCTTTTAAAAGTCTCATATTCGCCTTCCGTAGTTCCCATGCACATAACAGAATGTTCTGTCGCGGCTACTGAACCTGCAACTAATTCTTGATCTGAGTTGGCATTGTAATATTCTTCTAAGAAATCTATTGCTGGAATAGTATCAGAACCTGTGAAGTTTAATAAATGCCCAGCAGCAGAAGTTACAGCAGCTTCGATTCCGCCCATTCCTCTCATTGAGAAATCGTGCGCCTGCCAATCTACAAATTCTGGAACAGATGAAGTCTGATCTGCGTATTTATCTAAAACTTTTCTATATTCTTTTGCAATTGTAGCCGAGTTACAAGGAAGCCAGATTACAGCAGAAAGCAAAGTTTCGAAATAATTTGTCAGCCAGAAAAATTCTGGAATGGTATTATACATTGTAAACATTGGCACTCTCAAAGGAACGCTTGCTCCTTCTGGCAAAGCTTTAAAAACCATCGGAATGTATCCTAAATCATGCAAATCTTCAATATGTTTAGTTCCAACTTGGTTTTCGCCTAAATAATTATTGATTCTGCGAGCATACTTTGCAACAACTTCTTCTTTTGATTTTTTAAAGAAATACTCTTCAAAGTCATGAATAATATATTTTTTGATGAAATACTGTAATCCGAAAAACACAACTTCATCAACTTCTTCTAATCTAGATTTACGAGGAGTCCAGTTAGAATATACTAATGTTGTTCCGTCTGGATATTGTCTTCTGTGGTCAACTTTGTAACCATCGGTTAATAATAGTGGGTTCATATATTTTTATTTAATAAATTTTGAATCAACTCTTCTAATGTTTTAAATTGTTGTACTGAATATCTTTCGCAAACAATATCAATATTGCCTTTTCGCCAGAAATTCTCTTCAACAACTACTTTCATTTTATTCGATTGCGCATAAAGTCCAAACTCTAGCAACGATATTGGCGACATTGTATTTTCTGCAAAATACATGATAACAATATCTGCTTTTTCAAGTGCATCAAGTTCCCAATTTACCTGTTCCTTAAAATGAATATTTTCTATGGTTTGTGACCAGCTGCTATCCCATTCATTTCTTCTTGGATTAAAAACAACATATTGATCTTGCAGCAATTCTTCGCATTTTTTCTGCCAATCAACCGCTTTATCCATTTCTATAGAACCTGCTAAGAAAATGGTTTTTAAATCAATTTGCAAGGGAATTTCTTCCGGCGCTTTATAAATTTTCTTCATGACTATTTATTTCTTCCTTTTTCATTTGGATAAAATGTTTGCACAACATCACTTTGCCAAAAGACTTTTGTTTGAACATCCAAACAAGTTAATTTACCATAAAAACCTGCTCCTGTATCAATATTCCAAACATTGCAACCTTGCATCGGAATTTCGACATCATAATGAAGTGTTGGCGTATGGCCGATATAAATTTCATTAAAAAGCAATAATCGCTTTGGATAAGAAAGTGAATCTTTTTGGATTCTTTTATCCATCGTCAAAGCCATTTCCCAAAGTGTTCTATCCCAGGAATAATTGGTTTTGTAATGTTCTTTTTCTGGACCATGCATGGATGAAAAACCAGCGTGAATAAACAAATTATTGTTTTCGTCTACAAAGTAATCTTTCATTCCGTTGAAGAATTCGAGATGCTTTTCTTTATCTAAAGAATCAATTCCTTTATAACTTTCTATAGTCGATTTTCCTCCGTGCAAAAACCAAATATCATTTACAACATCATTCTCTAACCATTCCTGACACCAGGCATCATGATTTCCTTTTATAAAAACACATTCCTGCTTTTGAGATAAATCAATAAGAAAATCAATCAATTGTTTCGATTCACTCCAACCGTCAACATAATCTCCCAGAAAAATAAAACGATCATTTTCTGAATAATCAATTCTTTCCAATAACTGAATTAAGGCTTTTAATCCGCCGTGAATATCTCCAAAAACTAAGGTTCTTTTCATGATTAACTAAACTTGTTGTTCAGAGCTACATCCAGTTTTATGAGAAAATCTTTTCCGAATTTATCATTTTCCAATTCTTCATATAGAAACAAAGGCAATGTCTTCTCACAATTCTGTTTCTGACTTAAAATTGCCATAGACAATGCTGCAACTGTATCAGTGTCTCCACCATAACCAATTCCTGTTTTTAGGCAATCTTTCATCGAAACAGCTTCAGAAACCATTTTAATTACAGCTTGCGTGGTTGGATAGCCATGCATATCAATTGGAGAAGTTATTCTATAGTTTTCATTTTCTTTTAAAGTCTCGTTCAAAAAATCTGTCAAAGTAGATCCATCACCAAGATTATACTTAAAATAATGAACTGCCAAAGCAATGCGTTTCGCACAGCTTATTCCTTCAACCGTATTATGAGAAGTTTTTGCCTGAATCTCACAGAACTCGAGTATTTGTTTGATATCTTTTAAATGTCCAATTGAATATGCTCTCATTGCAGAGCCATTTCCGCTGCTTCCATTATCAATTATTTTGATAAAATCGGAGCCATTTTTACTGGCATCTAAAGCATTGTAAACTCGGTCTGAATAACCGCGTCTTTTATCTCTATGAAATACCTCAACAAACTTATCTGCTACTTTTATCTCGTTCCAATTATCATCTTCAAGCAGCAATTCTGAAATCGCAATTGCCATTTGAGTATCATCAGTATATTTTTTATAAATCTCTGTATACATTCCGTGTTTATCATACTGAGTCAGATTATTGTTTTTAGAAATAAAATCTAAATCTCTAAATTCAAAACCTGCACCGTATGCGTCGCCTATTGCTGCTTCTAAAATCATAATTGTTGTGTTTGATTATTTAAGATTTAAATTCGATATACTTTGCTGGAACTTCATCTGTCAACCAAACATTGTTTTCAGACAAATAAAATTTAAATCCGTCTCTATGCATAGCACCGCTTCTAACGGTCAAAATTTGCGGAACTCCTCTTCTACTTCCCACTTTTGTTGCGGTCTCTTTGTCTTTGGAAAGATGCACATGCTGACGGCTCATTTTCTTTAAGCCTTCTTTCTGAATACTTTCCATGAATTTCCCAACAGTTCCGTGATACAGATATTCTAGAGGTTCTGTTTCGGCTAAATTCAATTCCACCGAAATCGAATGCCCCTGACTTGCACGGATTCTAGTTTTATCTTCGTTATAAGCAAAACGCTTTTTATCGTTATTTTCTACTACGTAATCTAAAAGTTCGGCATCGAGACGATTCCCTTTTTTAGTACATTTTTCTATTAATTCATTGACATCTGCCCAACCGTTTTCGTCTAATTTCAATCCGATTTTTTCTGGCGAATGTCTGAGCACCAAACTCAAAAATTTGCTGACGCTCTTTGCTATATTTTCATTCATAATTAATATTTTTTTTCTACCGATGAAATGTTCCTACGGAACATCTTCGATCTGCAAAAGACTTTTGTAAATCTTATAATTTTCATCATCGAAACAGACAAATATCACTTTTTCTATTTCAACAGATTTTTCAAAATCTTTTATGGTTTTTACAGCAATTTCTGCTGCTTTATTTTTTGGAAAATGATAAATTCCAGTACTGATATTCGGAAAAGCAATAGATTTTACTCCATTTTCAATAGCAAGTTTCAAGCTGTTTTTATAACAATCAACCAGTAATTTAGATTTTTCTTCTTTATCGCCATTCCAAACAGGACCAACAGTATGAATAACATATTTAGATGGCAAATTTCCCGCGGTTGTTATAACGGCTTCACCTGTTTTACATCCTCCTTGTTTATTTCGGATTTGGATGCATTCCTCTAAAATAGCTTTTCCTCCCTTTCTATGAATTGCTCCGTCAACTCCTCCTCCACCTAACAGGGAAGTATTTGCCGCATTAACAATCGCATCAACTTCAATTTCTGTTATATCTGCTTTTAGAAGTTCTATTTTCATTTCTCAAAATTTATCTCAATTCATCTCTAACCTCCATCAAAGCAAAACCTAAAAGATTCAAACCTTTCCATTTCTTAGGATTTGATGCATCTGTATGATCGCTAGCCATTCCGATTCCCCAAATTGGATCTACAGGACTTGCTTCTACAATCACTCTATCGTTTGTGCTTAAAAGAAAGGTTTTCAAATCTGGATTTTGACTGAATTTGTGAAAGTTTCCTTCTTTTACGATTTCAAATCGGTTTTCTAACCAGATTTTATCATCGTAGTTTCTCACTTTACGACCTAATTTTTTGGCTTCGGCAGGAGAATTACACTTTATGATTTTTTCTAAAATTTCTCGATCATTAAACAATTCAGCCTTTTTTGCCATCATCCAATGTTCAGCTGTTTTATAAGTCACGCCATCAACTTCAAAAGAACTTAACCACCATTGGCTGAAACATGTTTTAGTAACTGTTCCGTCTTTACTTGGCTGATGTCCCCAGAAAAGTAAAAATTTACTTTCTGGAGCTATAGTATCTATATTGTATTTCATTTTGTTAGTGTTTTTGTTTAAACTTGAAACATTTAAACTAATTGATCCAATCCAATCACCTTAACGCTTTCTCCTTCAAAATCTTTAAAAGAATTCGTAGTATAAATTCCGTCGAAACAGTTTAAAACTTCAAACCCTTTATTGAAAATTCCGTGGCTTACGGCTAAGTATAATTTACCAGCGTTTTTCTTTTTCAATTCTTCCGCTAATCCTACGAAAGTTCCTCCTCCATCGCAGATATCGTCTACAATCAAACAATCCATTCCTTGCAAATCATCATTGTAAACTTTAAAACCAGATAATTTCCCTGTTTTTACATCACGGCTTTTACTGCATTCTACAACCTCAACACCTCCTAAAAACTCAGATACTTTGTAGATTTTCTTCAAAGCGCCTCCATCTGGAGAAATTAGTTTCACATCATTTCCAATGTTTTCTAAAACTGCTTTTATAAAAGTATAATTCGGAATCACTGTACTATTATTCAACAAAGCCGGAGTAACTTCAGAGTGCGCATCAAAAACAAAAACT from Flavobacterium sp. KACC 22763 includes these protein-coding regions:
- the gmk gene encoding guanylate kinase, translated to MNKGKLIVFSAPSGSGKTTIVKHLLGQEDLNLEFSISAASRAPRGEEVHGKDYYFISLEEFKKHIKAEDFLEWEEVYRDNFYGTLKSEIERIWAMGKNVIFDIDVAGGLRIKHKFPEQTLAVFVKPPSVDELKRRLKQRSTESDDKINMRIAKASVELATAPQFDVIIKNYDLPVALEEAHQLVKDFISK
- the nadD gene encoding nicotinate (nicotinamide) nucleotide adenylyltransferase, with the protein product MKIGLYFGTYNPIHVGHLIIANHMAEFADLDQIWMVVTPHNPLKKKSTLLDDQQRLQMVYLATEDYTKIKPSDIEFKLPQPSYTIITLAHLKEKYPTHEFSLIMGEDNLKTLHKWRNYEVILENHDIYVYPRISDEPENVELKSHPKIHVIDAPIVEISSTFIRNSIKEGKNIQPLLPPKVWEYIDHNNFYKK
- a CDS encoding nicotinate phosphoribosyltransferase, yielding MNPLLLTDGYKVDHRRQYPDGTTLVYSNWTPRKSRLEEVDEVVFFGLQYFIKKYIIHDFEEYFFKKSKEEVVAKYARRINNYLGENQVGTKHIEDLHDLGYIPMVFKALPEGASVPLRVPMFTMYNTIPEFFWLTNYFETLLSAVIWLPCNSATIAKEYRKVLDKYADQTSSVPEFVDWQAHDFSMRGMGGIEAAVTSAAGHLLNFTGSDTIPAIDFLEEYYNANSDQELVAGSVAATEHSVMCMGTTEGEYETFKRLITEVYPKGIVSIVSDTWDLWKVLTDYLPRLREDIVSREGKVVIRPDSGDPVDIICGNPNGKTEQEKKGVIELLWDVFGGTTNAKGFKELVPQIGAIYGDSITVARATQICERLKEKGFASTNVVLGIGSFTYQYNTRDTFGFAMKATYGEVNGEGRAIFKDPITDDGTKKSAKGLMKIDLIDGKYHLTDNVSWEEEKQGELKEIFRDGKLLIDQSLSEIRTRVKSEVSIEA
- a CDS encoding nucleoside 2-deoxyribosyltransferase domain-containing protein — protein: MKKIYKAPEEIPLQIDLKTIFLAGSIEMDKAVDWQKKCEELLQDQYVVFNPRRNEWDSSWSQTIENIHFKEQVNWELDALEKADIVIMYFAENTMSPISLLEFGLYAQSNKMKVVVEENFWRKGNIDIVCERYSVQQFKTLEELIQNLLNKNI
- a CDS encoding metallophosphoesterase family protein, which produces MKRTLVFGDIHGGLKALIQLLERIDYSENDRFIFLGDYVDGWSESKQLIDFLIDLSQKQECVFIKGNHDAWCQEWLENDVVNDIWFLHGGKSTIESYKGIDSLDKEKHLEFFNGMKDYFVDENNNLFIHAGFSSMHGPEKEHYKTNYSWDRTLWEMALTMDKRIQKDSLSYPKRLLLFNEIYIGHTPTLHYDVEIPMQGCNVWNIDTGAGFYGKLTCLDVQTKVFWQSDVVQTFYPNEKGRNK
- a CDS encoding ADP-ribosylglycohydrolase family protein → MILEAAIGDAYGAGFEFRDLDFISKNNNLTQYDKHGMYTEIYKKYTDDTQMAIAISELLLEDDNWNEIKVADKFVEVFHRDKRRGYSDRVYNALDASKNGSDFIKIIDNGSSGNGSAMRAYSIGHLKDIKQILEFCEIQAKTSHNTVEGISCAKRIALAVHYFKYNLGDGSTLTDFLNETLKENENYRITSPIDMHGYPTTQAVIKMVSEAVSMKDCLKTGIGYGGDTDTVAALSMAILSQKQNCEKTLPLFLYEELENDKFGKDFLIKLDVALNNKFS
- a CDS encoding RNA 2'-phosphotransferase is translated as MNENIAKSVSKFLSLVLRHSPEKIGLKLDENGWADVNELIEKCTKKGNRLDAELLDYVVENNDKKRFAYNEDKTRIRASQGHSISVELNLAETEPLEYLYHGTVGKFMESIQKEGLKKMSRQHVHLSKDKETATKVGSRRGVPQILTVRSGAMHRDGFKFYLSENNVWLTDEVPAKYIEFKS
- a CDS encoding O-acetyl-ADP-ribose deacetylase — its product is MKIELLKADITEIEVDAIVNAANTSLLGGGGVDGAIHRKGGKAILEECIQIRNKQGGCKTGEAVITTAGNLPSKYVIHTVGPVWNGDKEEKSKLLVDCYKNSLKLAIENGVKSIAFPNISTGIYHFPKNKAAEIAVKTIKDFEKSVEIEKVIFVCFDDENYKIYKSLLQIEDVP
- a CDS encoding NADAR family protein, with product MKYNIDTIAPESKFLLFWGHQPSKDGTVTKTCFSQWWLSSFEVDGVTYKTAEHWMMAKKAELFNDREILEKIIKCNSPAEAKKLGRKVRNYDDKIWLENRFEIVKEGNFHKFSQNPDLKTFLLSTNDRVIVEASPVDPIWGIGMASDHTDASNPKKWKGLNLLGFALMEVRDELR
- the prs gene encoding ribose-phosphate diphosphokinase, whose translation is MILNLDPKFAPFQNQEEIKFQSFTFSGGEPHIKIAPDFDANRKVTITHRLNSFNDLGLLCVTVDALRRMDVKIIDLFIPYFPAARQDRVMIPGEPLSVKVYADIINAMQLNKVFVFDAHSEVTPALLNNSTVIPNYTFIKAVLENIGNDVKLISPDGGALKKIYKVSEFLGGVEVVECSKSRDVKTGKLSGFKVYNDDLQGMDCLIVDDICDGGGTFVGLAEELKKKNAGKLYLAVSHGIFNKGFEVLNCFDGIYTTNSFKDFEGESVKVIGLDQLV